GTTACACCGCAACACCTTTTGCTAATATTTTTATTAATCCAGATGCTTATGGTGATGAGAATCTTCGGGAGGAACTATTCCCAAAAGATTTTATTCATTGCTTGGATTCCCCCAATACTTATTTTGGTCCAGATAAAGTTTTTATTAATGATGAAAGTTCAGATCGTATTTTAGAAAAAATAGAGGATGCTAAAGATTACCTACCATTTAGCCATAAGAAAGATTTCGAAATTCAGGATCTCCCACCATCTTTATATAAAGCAATTCAGCAATTTATTATTGTTAAAGCAATACGTAACTTGCGTCGACATCATGGCAAGCATAGCTCCATGCTGATTAATGTTTCTAGATTTGTTGAGATTCAGAAAACAGTTCGAACCTACGTCAATGTCTATCTTAAAAGCTTAAAAGAAGCGGTTAAAGCCAACTATGCAATGCCTGAACAAGTTTCAGATAAAAATAGATATATGCTCCAGCTCAAAACAGTATTTGAAAATAGCTATAGTGATTGTAATGTTACCTGGAGTAAAGTTAAAACGGAGTTATTTAATGCAGTAAATTCTGTCAGAACATTTGTAGTTAATAGCAAGTCCGATGAATCTTTAAATTATAAACAATATGAAAAGGATGGAACTGGATTAACAGCGATTGCTATTGGAGGATTGAGTCTATCCCGGGGACTGACGATTGAAGGTCTATGTATTAGCTATATGTACAGAAATACACGAATGTACGATACGTTGATGCAAATGGGCAGATGGTTTGGCTATCGTCTTGGCTATGAAGATTTATGTCGCGTCCATTTATCTGAGGACTCAATAAACTGGTATTCACATATAGCACAATCTTCAGACGAACTACGAGAACAAATTCAGCAAATGAAAGAAGCTGGATTAAGCCCTAAAAAATTTAGTTTGTATGTATTAGCGCACCCTGATCGTTTACTCATCACTGCTACAAATAAGATGCGTACAGGAGAAAGACATATATTCAAACATAATTTTAGTGGCAGACTTGCTGAAAGTTATATTCTTCCTGCGGATAGACAGATTAATGAATTAAATTACCAACTAATTAAGCAATACTGGCAATCCGGCTTTGGGCGTGGACTTACATCCGTTCAATCAACGAAGAAAGGCTGGTTTATTGAGAATATAGACATCTGTGAAATTGAAACATTTTTAATGTCATTTCAAACACACCCCGATTTTCTGGAAAGACGCTCTGCTGTGATCTCTTATATTAAGTCTATTGCTGAATTATTCCCCGTTGCTGATGTTGTTTTGATCTCTTTAGGTGATGTTACAACTAACACTGAATTCTGTTTAGGTGCTCAGGAAAGAACAAATGCCACTCTGCATGGTGAGGGATATTGGAGAACCCAAAAAGATCGTGTTGCAAGTAGAGGCGACGAAAAGATTGGTCTTACTTCAGAACAATGCGATGAAGCTACAGCTTTAGCCAAAATCAAAGATAAAGCTCCCTCTGATTTTCACTATAGAAGTATCAGAAAGAAACCTCTCTTAATGTTACATCTACTGGATTTGGGAAGTGGTGATAAAATTCAGAAAAATGTACCTGCATTTGGTATAAGTTTTCCACCCGGTGATTATTCTGAAGGGGTTACCGTAGTCGCTAATATGGTATGGGTTAATCAATTACATGGTGGAGTCTTTGATGCCCCAGAGGATGAAGAAGACGATGAGTAAGACACTACCATGGAATGATATAAAAACACCTAAAGATGACCTTAGTGTTCGACGAATCAGAAAATGTGAAACCTTGTCCTTATATTGGGGAAAAGATCCTCAGGGACATTGCCTGTTTATTTTTGAATTAGAAGACAATGGATTAGCCATCTTCCAAAAAAATAGAGTATCTGTTTATGGTATCAATATCGATTTAAATGTGTTGAAACCTACTGGTAATCAGGCTCTGGTCTTGACGCTGGATAAACATATTAATCAGGACCTTTTTTATCAACTCTGTGAAACATTAATACAAGCATTGCAAAGTGTTATAGAACCACTCACAGGTTTATCAATTACACTTGCACAAATAAAAAGATGGAAACTTTTCCTAGCTGGGGGTAAAGAACGAATCTTAAGTCTGGAAGAGATTCGAGGGCTCTATAGTGAATTGATATTCTTACAGCAGACCATTGCAGAAACTGAATCTGAATATCAGGCATGTGATTGCTGGCAAGGCCCAGAAATGTCACATCAGGATTTTATATTTTCAAATACTGCAGTAGAGGTGAAATCTTTATCAGGAAGAGAAAGAAATACGATTAGAATTTCTTCAGAAGATCAACTGGAAACTGTGAATGACAATTTATTTATCAATGTATTTAGATTACTTGAAAAATCGGGCACAGAATACTCCGTTTCTCTGAATGAATTAGTCAAAAATATCGAAAATACCTTAACCGATTCAAAAGCACTTGAATTGTTTCATCATAAACTAGCCAAATATGGATACGTTGAGTTACGAGCTTATGATTCGCCTGAGTTTATTGTGGCTGATGAACACACTTACAAAGTAGAGAAAAATTTTCCCAAGTTAATTCGTTCTGAATTGCCAGCAGGAATGCTAAAAGTCAGCTATGAAATCAAATTAGAGGCAATAAAGTCCTATATGTGCCACAAACAAGATATATGGAATAAATAATATGGAACAATCCCTTCAAGAATTCTTTCATGACTTTAGGCAAGAGCTTATGGCTGGAGCAGAGGCAAATAGTAGTTTTCAGCTTTCCACATTCATTGAATCTATTACCAGTGAGTTGATTGATACTGGATTTCTGGAAGGGATCGAACTATGTCATTATAGGGCTCAAAGAGGGATGCGAGTTGATGGATATTGGTTTAACGATGAAGGTGCTTTAGATTTATTGATAGCCGATTTTGACTCCAGAGAAGAACTGGCCTCTCTAACTAAGACCGACGTTGAAGCCGCTTTTAAGAGAGTTGCAAACTTTTTTGAAACTTGTCTAAAAAAAGAGTTATATCACGCTCTGGAGGAAACAGCACCAGAATACGGATTATCCCGCCAGATTCATGAACGTAGAAGCCTCATTAGAAAGGTGAACTTCTTCTTGATTTCAGAAAGAACATTAAGCGATCGTATTCAAACGTTTACCGATAATAAGGTCGGTGGTATCACAGCTTCTTATCATATCTGGGATATTTCTAGGCTACATCGTCAAAGAAGCTCCAGAGGGCATAAAGAAGCTTTAGATATCAACTTTTCAGAAGCTTATGGTACCGGAATTCCATGCTTACCTGCCCATTTAGGTTCTGATACATATCAATCGTATTTGATTGTTATCCCTGCTACAACACTAGCGTCCTTATATGAAAAATATGGTGCAAGGCTTTTAGAACAAAATGTCCGCTGTTTTTTACAAGCCAGAGGTAATGTTAATAAAGGAATTAGAAACACGATTATTAATGAACCACAGATGTTTTTTGCTTACAACAATGGCATTACCGCAACAGCTCAGGAAGTTGAAGTGGCTAACGGGCACAACGGACAAGAAATAGCTAGAATTAAAGATTTACAAATCGTTAATGGTGGGCAGACAACAGCTTCGCTTTTTCATACACAATATAAAGATAAAGCTTCGCTGGATGGGATATTTGTTCAAATGAAGCTTTCTGTCATAAATAGTGACAAGAATGAAAATATTGTTCCTAAAATTTCTGAATACGCAAATACACAAAATAAGGTCAATGTTGCTGATTTCTTCTCAAATCATCCGTTTCATATACGTCTGGAGGAGTTTTCAAGACGTTTATGGGCCCCTGCTCAACAAGGTGCACAAAGAGAAACTAAGTGGTTTTATGAACGCGCCCGAGGCCAATACATCGATGCTCAAAGCAAATTGACTATGGGAGAAAAGAAGAAGTTTCAAGCTGAGAATCCAGCACAACAAATGTTTAATAAAACTGATTTAGCGAAATATGAAAATGTATGGGATGAAAATCCTCGATTTGTTAACTTGGGTGCTCAAAAGAACTTTGCACAATATGCGAAACGTATTGGTCAGGAATGGGAAAAGTCCTCTGAGCATTTTAATGAGTTCTATTATAAAAGAGCCATATCTCGTGCTATTTTATTTAAAAAAACAGAAAAATTAGTTTCTGCACAACCTTGGTACAATGGAGGATACAGGGCGAATGTTGTTGCTTACACACTAGCCATGTTGGGAGAATTTGTTTTAAAACAAGAGAGAACTATAGATTTCATGAAAGTTTGGAATACGCAACAAGTTCCGGAAAGCTTTGACAAAGCGTTAAAAATCACAGCAAAGCTTGTTCATGAAGATATTATTCAGCCCAAACAAGGTATTTCCAACGTGACAGAATGGTGTAAAAAAGAGGAGTGCTGGCAACGCTTAAAAGAACGAGTCAATGAGCTACATGATATATTGCCTCTGGATTTTAAGACGGAGTTACTTTTGAAGTAGCGGTATTAAAAAACATGCTAAGTAGGTTGCCACCAATACCAATCAGATAATACTGGATTTTGCTTTGAAATTGGGTCGGTAGCTAAGACCAATTATTCATAAGTACATCGCACTTAGTCCAAAAGGTGATCAAGCGTTTTTACACCGCTAGGACACAGAGCAGATCACCAAATTATATTGATCGTTTCACCGAACAACCGTGTTAGAATAGTAAGTTAAATTTTAAGCCTGCCATCACAAAAACAGTAAAATAAACTTTAGGCCCAACAATAGGCCCAAGATAAAAGTTGAATTAATTTTTATTAATTTAAAATCAATACCATACAAGCTTAATTCAAACTCCGCCAGCTCATCTAATTAAGTAATAAAAAGCTCGCATGGTACAAAGTCTTGCGGGCTTTTTTGTGTCTTCTATTTGCCACATAAAGCCCGTACTCAACACATAACCCTCAATCATCTTAAGTGTGATATTTATATCAAATATCGCTTCTCCTATCGGGGATTACTTTAGTATATAAATTTGAAGTCACGTTAAAAATAACATTACATCACGGCTATTTTTATTATCAGAATAAATTCTGATTTATACCCAATTTAATAGGGTATATCTGTTCATAATAAATTTTAAAAATAAGTTATTCTCTATAATAAACCTATTTATCCAAACATATTGGCGATACACCATTTAATCCCTGCTGCCTTTGCTCAAATATGACGCTTTTTTTATCCCCCTCTCGGATTATTTTTAAAATATAAATACTATCAAAATCACTGCTCTTCCATTTTGGGATTAATTTAGGATCTCCTCCCTCTTTCTTCATGATATCTCGTGCTACTTTAACTAAATTATCATGCTCCCATGCAATAAAAATAACTGAGTTTTCATATTGCTGACTCAAAAGATCTTCACGTAATTC
This portion of the Proteus vulgaris genome encodes:
- a CDS encoding AIPR family protein encodes the protein MEQSLQEFFHDFRQELMAGAEANSSFQLSTFIESITSELIDTGFLEGIELCHYRAQRGMRVDGYWFNDEGALDLLIADFDSREELASLTKTDVEAAFKRVANFFETCLKKELYHALEETAPEYGLSRQIHERRSLIRKVNFFLISERTLSDRIQTFTDNKVGGITASYHIWDISRLHRQRSSRGHKEALDINFSEAYGTGIPCLPAHLGSDTYQSYLIVIPATTLASLYEKYGARLLEQNVRCFLQARGNVNKGIRNTIINEPQMFFAYNNGITATAQEVEVANGHNGQEIARIKDLQIVNGGQTTASLFHTQYKDKASLDGIFVQMKLSVINSDKNENIVPKISEYANTQNKVNVADFFSNHPFHIRLEEFSRRLWAPAQQGAQRETKWFYERARGQYIDAQSKLTMGEKKKFQAENPAQQMFNKTDLAKYENVWDENPRFVNLGAQKNFAQYAKRIGQEWEKSSEHFNEFYYKRAISRAILFKKTEKLVSAQPWYNGGYRANVVAYTLAMLGEFVLKQERTIDFMKVWNTQQVPESFDKALKITAKLVHEDIIQPKQGISNVTEWCKKEECWQRLKERVNELHDILPLDFKTELLLK
- a CDS encoding PD-(D/E)XK motif protein; this encodes MSKTLPWNDIKTPKDDLSVRRIRKCETLSLYWGKDPQGHCLFIFELEDNGLAIFQKNRVSVYGINIDLNVLKPTGNQALVLTLDKHINQDLFYQLCETLIQALQSVIEPLTGLSITLAQIKRWKLFLAGGKERILSLEEIRGLYSELIFLQQTIAETESEYQACDCWQGPEMSHQDFIFSNTAVEVKSLSGRERNTIRISSEDQLETVNDNLFINVFRLLEKSGTEYSVSLNELVKNIENTLTDSKALELFHHKLAKYGYVELRAYDSPEFIVADEHTYKVEKNFPKLIRSELPAGMLKVSYEIKLEAIKSYMCHKQDIWNK
- a CDS encoding Z1 domain-containing protein, with the protein product MQIDKKLLEAKKNFIVSLITFSKIRWPIDIPTRKEVEELAKTLLSTLPKDVSLEEYTEDLVKEAYYEIDSKMGLGVSLVDPEAKHDREWVYKRTDINWFYSNAYEKYLRQEHWSPTVVQSLSDVGTIILGHLQDPTSPGAWDKRGLVIGHVQSGKTANYLGLVAKAADAGYKFIIVIAGIHNNLRKQTQERIDEGFVGRTRDEDKWKLVGVGHNKFPHPATLTNIYADFNKRTADSSGWSINDFSKPVILVIKKNVSTLSALRQWLEELNARGNDKISDVPMLMIDDEADNASINTKKEDLDPTKTNRKIREILSLFEKSCYVGYTATPFANIFINPDAYGDENLREELFPKDFIHCLDSPNTYFGPDKVFINDESSDRILEKIEDAKDYLPFSHKKDFEIQDLPPSLYKAIQQFIIVKAIRNLRRHHGKHSSMLINVSRFVEIQKTVRTYVNVYLKSLKEAVKANYAMPEQVSDKNRYMLQLKTVFENSYSDCNVTWSKVKTELFNAVNSVRTFVVNSKSDESLNYKQYEKDGTGLTAIAIGGLSLSRGLTIEGLCISYMYRNTRMYDTLMQMGRWFGYRLGYEDLCRVHLSEDSINWYSHIAQSSDELREQIQQMKEAGLSPKKFSLYVLAHPDRLLITATNKMRTGERHIFKHNFSGRLAESYILPADRQINELNYQLIKQYWQSGFGRGLTSVQSTKKGWFIENIDICEIETFLMSFQTHPDFLERRSAVISYIKSIAELFPVADVVLISLGDVTTNTEFCLGAQERTNATLHGEGYWRTQKDRVASRGDEKIGLTSEQCDEATALAKIKDKAPSDFHYRSIRKKPLLMLHLLDLGSGDKIQKNVPAFGISFPPGDYSEGVTVVANMVWVNQLHGGVFDAPEDEEDDE